A stretch of the Tachysurus fulvidraco isolate hzauxx_2018 chromosome 18, HZAU_PFXX_2.0, whole genome shotgun sequence genome encodes the following:
- the LOC113648992 gene encoding C-type mannose receptor 2-like yields the protein MDEKYISIILFFSVICGTGAYIPHRYHFVNESKTWTEAQTYCRLNYTDLATISNMGEMKKLNHTLMKENAKKAWIGLQRVGPWRWLWSLEDQTFYRDRVNYTHWHPNEPNYAGGKEYCAGYNKDDTLWNDNQCETLLPFVCYEEKNTNTNKYVYISDKKSWYDAQTYCREKYTDLVSVRNQTENDEIRSVVNVSHSTNNWIGLFNDSWYWSDQSNSTFRYWRSDKPSGSLICAAVSESEQRYWTDVDCTEKLPFICHENKLILIKENLTWKEALIYCRNHHHDLVSVRSEEMQLWVKEVTQNASTKHVWLGLRHTCALGFWYWVNGEMICYQTWAPGNGTGSEDCSHEERTGAVQSGGEQKWISLPQSQKLNFICSTYEGLSL from the exons atgGATGAGAAATACATTTCTATAATCTTGTTTTTCTCAG TTATATGTGGTACAGGAGCATATATTCCTCATCGCTATCACTTTGTGAATGAGAGTAAAACCTGGACTGAAGCTCAGACTTACTGCAGATTGAATTACACTGATCTGGCAACCATCAGCAACATGGGAGAGATGAAGAAGCTgaatcacacactgatgaaggaaaatgcaaagaaagctTGGATTGGTCTACAGAGAGTGGGACCCTGGAGATGGCTGTGGTCTCTGGAAGACCAAACTTTCTACAGAGACCGAGTCAATTACACACACTGGCATCCTAATGAACCAAATTATGCTGGGGGAAAAGAGTACTGTGCGGGATATAATAAGGATGATACATTATGGAATGATAACCAATGTGAAACGTTGTTACCTTTTGTATGTTATGAAG aaaaaaacacaaacactaataaatatgtatatattagtgATAAAAAGAGCTGGTACGATGCTCAgacctactgcagagagaaatacaccgaCCTGGTCAGTGTGAGGAACCAAACTGAGAATGACGAGATCAGGAGTGTGGTTAATGTTTCACACAGTACAAATAATTGGATCGGTCTGTTTAATGACTCCTGGTATTGGTCAGATCAGAGTAACTCCACATTCAGATACTGGAGATCTGACAAACCCAGTGGAAGTTTGATCTGTGCTGCAGTGTCTGAGTCTGAGCAACGTTACTGGACTGATGTGGACTGCACAGAAAAACTCCCGTTCATCTGCCATGAGA ATAAACTGATCCTGATTAAGGAGAATCTGACCTGGAAAGAAGCTCTGATATACTGCAGGAACCATCATCATGACCTGGTCTCAGTTCGCTCTGAGGAGATGCAGCTCTGGGTGAAGGAAGTGACTCAAAACGCCTCCACTAAACACGTGTGGCTCGGCCTGCGTCACACCTGCGCTCTGGGCTTCTGGTACTGGGTGAATGGAGAGATGATCTGCTACCAGACCTGGGCTCCAGGTAACGGGACAGGGTCTGAAGACTGCAGTCATGAGgagagaacaggagcagtgcAGTCTGGAGGAGAGCAGAAGTGGATCAGCCTGCCTCAGAGCCAGAAACTCAACTTTATCTGCTCTACCTATGAAGGTTTGTCACTGTAG
- the LOC125139481 gene encoding macrophage mannose receptor 1-like — protein sequence MGEMKKLNQTLMKENAKKAWIGLQRAGPGRWLWSLEDQTFYRDRVNYTQWHPNEPNNAGENDEYVYINVTKSWYDAQTYCRENYTDLVSVRNQTENDEIWSVVKVSVSTDNWIGLFNDSWNWSDQSKSLFRYWRSDKPSGSLICAAVSESEHRYWTDVNCTEKLPFICHENKLILIKKNLTWKEALIYCRNHHHDLVSVRSEEMQLWVKEVTQNASTEHMWLGLRHTCALGFWYWVNGEMICYQNWAPGNGTGSEDCSDEERTGAVQSGGEQKWISLPQSQKLNFICSTYEGLSV from the exons ATGGGAGAGATGAAGAAGCTGAATCAGACACTGATGaaggaaaatgcaaagaaagctTGGATTGGTCTACAGAGAGCGGGACCTGGGAGATGGCTGTGGTCTCTGGAAGACCAAACTTTCTACAGAGACCGAGTCAATTACACACAGTGGCATCCTAATGAACCAAATAATGCTGGGGAAAATGA tgaatatgtatatattaatgttACAAAGAGCTGGTACGATGCTCAgacctactgcagagagaattacaccGACCTGGTCAGTGTGAGGAACCAAACTGAGAATGACGAGATCTGGAGTGTGGTTAAAGTTTCAGTCAGTACAGATAATTGGATCGGTCTGTTTAATGACTCCTGGAATTGGTCAGATCAGAGTAAGTCCTTATTCAGATACTGGAGATCTGACAAACCCAGTGGAAGTTTGATCTGTGCTGCAGTGTCTGAGTCTGAGCATCGTTACTGGACTGATGTGAACTGCACAGAAAAACTCCCGTTCATCTGCCATGAGA ATAAACTGATCCTGATTAAGAAGAATCTGACCTGGAAAGAAGCTCTGATATACTGCAGGAACCATCATCATGACCTGGTCTCAGTTCGCTCTGAGGAGATGCAGCTCTGGGTGAAGGAAGTGACTCAAAACGCCTCCACTGAACACATGTGGCTCGGCCTGCGTCACACCTGCGCTCTGGGCTTCTGGTACTGGGTGAATGGAGAGATGATCTGCTACCAGAACTGGGCTCCAGGTAATGGGACAGGGTCTGAAGACTGCAGTGATGAGgagagaacaggagcagtgcAGTCTGGAGGAGAGCAGAAGTGGATCAGCCTGCCTCAGAGCCAGAAACTCAACTTTATCTGCTCCACCTATGAAGGTTTGTCAGTGTAG